In Stigmatopora argus isolate UIUO_Sarg chromosome 10, RoL_Sarg_1.0, whole genome shotgun sequence, the following proteins share a genomic window:
- the wdfy1 gene encoding WD repeat and FYVE domain-containing protein 1 — translation MAAEIHSRPQSARPVLLNKIEGFGDTVTSAVLIPKEDGVITIGEDRTIRVWLKRDSGQYWPSIYHTVSSPCSCVSYHHDSRRIFIGQDNGAVVEFLISEDFNKMDHVKTYPAHQNRVSDMVFTLESEWVVSTGHDKSVSWMCTQSGSMLGRHYFTSWASCLQYDHETQHAFVGDYSGQITLLKLEKQTYSIITTLKGHEGSVGALCWDPVQRLLFSGASDHSVIMWDIGGRKGRTLLLQGHHERVQSLLYLQLTKQLVSCSADGGIAVWNMDTKREEAPQWLESDSCQKCEQPFFWNVKQMWDTKTLGLRQHHCRKCGEAVCGRCSSKRSTFPLMGFEFPVRVCDPCFDSIKEEDRIPLATFHEGKHNIAHMDMDRSRGLMVTCGSDRIVKIWDMTQVVGCSLATGFSPR, via the exons ATGGCTGCGGAGATCCATTCGAGGCCTCAGAGCGCCAGGCCGGTTCTTCTGAATAAAATCGAGGGTTTCGGAGACACTGTCACGTCTGCCGTTTTAATCCCGAAGGAAGATGGAGTGATCACTATCGGCGAAGACAG AACCATCCGGGTTTGGCTGAAGAGAGACAGCGGTCAGTACTGGCCAAGTATATACCACACTGTCTCCT CTCCTTGCTCGTGTGTGTCATATCATCATGACAGCAGACGCATTTTCATTGGACAAGATAATGGAGCGGTTGTG GAGTTTCTTATCTCTGAAGATTTCAACAAGATGGACCATGTAAAAACATATCCAG CTCACCAGAACCGTGTCTCAGATATGGTGTTTACCCTGGAGAGCGAGTGGGTCGTGAGTACTGGCCATGACAAGAGTGTTAGCTGGATGTGCACTCAGAGTGGCAGCATGCTGGGGAGACACTATTTCACTTCATGGGCCTCTTGCCTACA ATATGATCATGAGACTCAGCATGCCTTTGTTGGTGATTACTCAGGGCAGATCACACTGCTGAAGCTGGAGAAGCAGACATACTCCATTATCACTACACTGAAAGGCCATGAAG GTAGTGTAGGAGCCTTGTGTTGGGACCCCGTTCAAAGACTGCTATTCTCAGGGGCCTCAGATCACAGTGTCATCATGTGGGACATAGGAGGACGCAAAGGACGAACTTTATTGTTGCAAGGACATCA CGAGCGTGTCCAGTCACTGCTCTACCTCCAATTGACCAAGCAGTTGGTGTCGTGCTCAGCTGATGGAGGAATAGCAGTGTGGAACATGGACACGAAGAGAGAAGAG gcaccTCAGTGGTTGGAAAGTGATTCCTGCCAGAAGTGTGAGCAACCTTTCTTTTGGAACGTCAAGCAGATGTGGGACACGAAAACCCTGGGGCTCAGACAG CACCATTGTAGAAAATGCGGCGAAGCTGTTTGTGGTAGATGTAGTTCAAAACGCTCTACATTCCCACTCATGGGCTTTGAATTTCCAGTGCGGGTGTGTGACCCCTGTTTTGACTCTATCAAGGAAGAAGA TCGAATCCCATTGGCCACGTTTCATGAGGGGAAACACAACATTGCTCACATGGACATGGATCGATCTAGAGGCCTGATGGTCACCTGTGGAAGTGATCGCATTGTCAAG ATCTGGGACATGACGCAGGTGGTTGGCTGTAGCCTAGCAACAGGCTTCTCTCCACGCTGA
- the serpine2 gene encoding glia-derived nexin, whose translation MAYLALLFLCTLLALCTGAFSQTLSYGERGSDLGIKVFQQVVLSKPLDNVVLSPHGVASVLGMLLPGGHGETRRQVLRALRFKKNGPYRMLRKLHKTLTAKSNQDAVLIANGIFGKEGFPIQPTFVATNKANFQAESRSMDFSDPQGAADKINTWVSNKTRGHITSLIKADMLDSAMARLVIINSIYFKGLWKSRFQSENTKMRPFTGGNGNVFKVPMMSQLSIFNISIATTPQGVTYKVIELPYHGNTISMLIILPTEVDVPLSYVIPHINSATVQSWNNLMHMRKVHLLFPKFTANVEVDLKAPLTALGITDMFSQDKADFRHLSSEPVYVTKALQKAKIVVNEDGTKAAAATAAILMARSSPPWVSVDRPFLFLIRHNPTGTLLFMGQINQP comes from the exons ATGGCGTACCTGGCACTGCTGTTCCTTTGTACACTGTTGGCCCTATGCACAGGAGCATTTTCCCAAACTCTTTCTTATGGGGAACGAGGATCAGATCTCGGTATTAAGGTGTTTCAGCAAGTCGTCCTTTCCAAGCCCTTGGATAATGTGGTCCTTTCACCTCATGGAGTGGCCTCTGTTCTTGGCATGTTGCTACCGGGAGGCCATGGAGAAACCCGTAGGCAGGTCCTCCGTGCACTCCGATTCAAGAAAAATG GACCTTACAGAATGCTGAGGAAACTGCACAAGACCTTGACTGCAAAGTCCAACCAGGATGCTGTTCTCATTGCCAATGGCATATTCGGCAAAGAAGGATTCCCCATCCAACCGACCTTTGTGGCCACCAACAAAGCAAACTTCCAGGCTGAAAGCAGAAGCATGGACTTTAGTGACCCTCAAGGGGCAGCAGATAAGATCAATACCTGGGTCAGCAACAAAACCAGAG GTCACATCACAAGCCTGATCAAAGCTGATATGCTGGATTCTGCCATGGCCCGTTTGGTCATTATCAACTCTATCTACTTCAAAGGTTTATGGAAGTCACGCTTTCAGTCTGAAAACACCAAGATGAGACCATTTACTGGTGGCAATGGCAATGTATTTAAAGTTCCTATGATGTCCCAGCTATCAATCTTCAACATTA GCATAGCCACTACTCCGCAAGGGGTGACGTATAAGGTGATCGAGCTGCCCTATCACGGCAACACTATCAGCATGTTGATTATTCTACCTACTGAGGTGGACGTGCCTCTGTCCTATGTCATCCCCCATATTAACTCTGCTACGGTGCAGAGTTGGAACAATTTAATGCACATGCGCAAAGTACACCTTCTTTTTCCCAA GTTCACTGCTAATGTTGAGGTGGATTTAAAGGCTCCCTTGACAGCGCTGGGTATAACAGACATGTTCAGTCAGGATaaagctgacttcaggcacctgA GTTCAGAGCCTGTATATGTGACGAAAGCTCTCCAGAAAGCCAAAATTGTGGTGAATGAAGATGGCACAAAAGCAGCAGCTGCCACTG CCGCAATTCTGATGGCTCGGTCCTCTCCACCTTGGGTTTCAGTGGACAGACCATTCCTCTTCCTTATTCGACATAATCCAACTG GCACACTCCTCTTCATGGGCCAAATCAACCAACCCTAA